In Anaeromyxobacter diazotrophicus, a genomic segment contains:
- a CDS encoding pyrroloquinoline quinone-dependent dehydrogenase yields MALALAAVVWGPAAAEAQTQQELDAAASSDDDWLLTNKDYAGRRFTNLRQIDRRNVAKLKPVCTWQSNVEAPSQTSPIVYKGIMYVTVGYLTAAVDGASCKELWRHVWTPTAKELSNPNRGAALKDGKLLRGTPDGNLIALDTATGKVLWSKQIASPKDNHYLSQQPVVVDDLVIIGTAGADFGSRGWLGAFKLENGDEVWKFYVVPQAGEPGAETWSDPKVLPHGGGSFWTPLSLDREKGVLYAPAGNPAPDFYGEVREGPNLYTNAAVALDVKTGKVLWRQQFVPHDVHDWDLTQVSPLLTVEAKGKKRDIVIVSGKDALLRGVDRDTHEQLYEVAISTRKNTATPLTVKGVHVCPGLLGGQEWSTAGYSPALGLIFTPSVEWCGRAAKLEKPPAYQVGEHYRGGSFTQDPPAKAKGWLTAIDPASGKVRWKYNSKSPMLANVTATAGDLVLTGTMRGEFVALDARSGKLLYRHPVGGAATGGVVTYAVKGKQYVAVEAGRVSVFFGGAGPATFTVFALP; encoded by the coding sequence GTGGCCCTCGCGCTCGCAGCCGTGGTCTGGGGACCCGCCGCCGCGGAGGCGCAGACGCAGCAGGAGCTGGACGCTGCGGCCTCGTCCGACGACGACTGGTTGCTCACGAACAAGGACTACGCCGGCCGACGCTTCACCAATCTCCGCCAGATCGACAGGCGCAACGTGGCCAAGTTGAAGCCCGTCTGCACCTGGCAATCGAACGTCGAGGCGCCCTCGCAGACGAGCCCGATCGTCTACAAGGGGATCATGTACGTGACGGTTGGCTACCTGACGGCCGCCGTCGACGGCGCGAGCTGCAAGGAGCTCTGGCGGCATGTCTGGACGCCCACGGCCAAGGAGCTCTCCAACCCGAACCGCGGTGCGGCCCTGAAGGACGGCAAGCTGCTCCGCGGGACTCCGGACGGCAACCTCATCGCCCTCGACACCGCGACCGGCAAGGTCCTCTGGAGCAAGCAGATCGCCAGCCCCAAGGACAACCACTACCTGAGCCAGCAGCCGGTCGTCGTGGACGACCTCGTGATCATCGGCACCGCCGGCGCCGACTTCGGCTCGAGGGGGTGGCTGGGCGCGTTCAAGCTCGAGAACGGCGACGAGGTCTGGAAGTTCTACGTGGTCCCGCAGGCCGGCGAGCCCGGCGCCGAGACCTGGTCGGATCCGAAGGTCCTGCCGCACGGGGGCGGGAGCTTCTGGACCCCGCTGTCGCTGGACCGGGAGAAGGGAGTCCTGTACGCGCCGGCCGGCAACCCGGCGCCCGACTTCTACGGCGAGGTTCGCGAGGGTCCCAACCTCTACACGAACGCGGCCGTGGCGCTCGACGTCAAGACCGGAAAGGTGCTCTGGCGGCAGCAGTTCGTGCCGCACGACGTGCACGACTGGGACCTCACGCAGGTCAGCCCCCTCCTGACCGTCGAGGCGAAGGGCAAGAAGCGGGACATCGTGATCGTCAGCGGCAAGGACGCCCTGCTGCGCGGCGTCGACCGCGACACGCACGAGCAGCTGTACGAGGTGGCGATCTCCACCCGGAAGAACACGGCGACGCCGCTCACGGTGAAGGGCGTCCACGTCTGCCCGGGGCTGCTCGGGGGCCAGGAGTGGAGCACCGCCGGCTACAGCCCGGCACTCGGCCTGATCTTCACGCCCTCGGTCGAGTGGTGCGGCAGGGCCGCGAAGCTGGAGAAGCCGCCGGCGTACCAGGTGGGAGAGCACTACCGCGGCGGCTCGTTCACCCAGGATCCTCCCGCGAAGGCCAAGGGCTGGTTGACGGCCATCGATCCTGCCAGCGGCAAGGTCCGCTGGAAGTACAACTCCAAGTCGCCGATGCTCGCCAACGTCACCGCCACCGCAGGCGACCTCGTGCTCACCGGGACGATGCGCGGGGAGTTCGTGGCGCTCGACGCCAGGTCTGGGAAGCTGCTCTACCGCCACCCGGTGGGCGGCGCCGCCACCGGCGGTGTCGTGACCTATGCCGTCAAGGGGAAGCAATACGTCGCGGTGGAGGCTGGCAGGGTCTCCGTCTTCTTCGGCGGAGCCGGCCCGGCCACCTTCACCGTGTTCGCGTTGCCCTAG